The segment CAAACAAAAAGTGAAATTAGAGCAGTTGCAGAAACAGATATAGAGTTAATTATGGTGCCAAAAGAAAAAATGGCAGAATGGTTAGGGAAATACAAAACTTGGCAAGCTTACATTTTACAAACGTACCATAACAGAATGGATGAACTTCTTAAAGCTGTAGATACAATTGCTTTTTTAAAAATGGATGAACGTCTGTTTAAATATTTAAAAGACAAAGCGATGGTTACTCATGATGATGTGATACATGCAACACATAAAAATATTTCTGAAGACTTACATACTTCTAGAGTTGTAGTGTCTAGACTGCTTAAGAAGCTAGAAAATGAAGGGAAAATAAAGCTTTTTAGAAATAGTATTAAAGTATTAGAACTGTAACAAATGTTACTGATATTAGGTTTATAGATCATTATTTTTGTAATAAAAAAAGATGAAATATCTTACATTAATAATTGCTATTGTATTTTTAGCGAGTTGTCAAGATTCAAAAAAACCATCCTATTCTTCAAAAAAGGACGTTCAAGAAATACATCCAGGAAAAAAACTTTTAGAAAATAATTGTTATGTATGTCATAGTCCAACAGCAACCCAAAACCAAAGATTGGCGCCACCAATGATTGCGGTTAAGAAACATTATGTATCTAAAAATACTACAAAAGAACAATTTATTAACTCGATGCAGAATTGGATTGAAAATCCAACTCAAGAGAACGTAAAAATGTATGGTGCTGTAAGAAAATTTGGTATCATGCCAAAACAGGCTTTCCCAGAAGAAACAATAAAACAAATTTCAGATTACTTGTTTGATAATGATATAGAAGAACCAGAATGGTTTGAAAAGCATTATAATGAAGAAAGAGGAAAAGGAAATGGAATGCATAATGGTAATGGAATGGGAAAGGGAAGAGGAATGCAGCAGCAACAAGCTAATATGAATTTAGAAGACTTATCTTTTGGAGAACAGGGTGTAAAATATGCGTTGAGTACAAAGGCTGTTTTAGGGAAAAATTTATTGGAAAAAATTCAAAAAGAAGGAACCCTAAAAGCCTTAAATTTTTGTAATGAAAAAGCATTTCCTTTAACAGATAGTATGTCTGTTGTTCACAATGCAAAAATAAATAGAGTTTCAGATAAACCACGTAATCTTAAAAACTTAGCTTCAACAAAAGAAAAAGAATATATAGCTGTTTATAAGA is part of the Polaribacter sp. SA4-10 genome and harbors:
- a CDS encoding Crp/Fnr family transcriptional regulator encodes the protein MTSKLDISFGYLFEDALIQEIKEIGVYKEFSTYDEIIGIGDYIKSMPLLIKGAIKILREDEHGDELVLYYLEKGDTCAMTLSCCMGQTKSEIRAVAETDIELIMVPKEKMAEWLGKYKTWQAYILQTYHNRMDELLKAVDTIAFLKMDERLFKYLKDKAMVTHDDVIHATHKNISEDLHTSRVVVSRLLKKLENEGKIKLFRNSIKVLEL
- a CDS encoding DUF3365 domain-containing protein; the encoded protein is MKYLTLIIAIVFLASCQDSKKPSYSSKKDVQEIHPGKKLLENNCYVCHSPTATQNQRLAPPMIAVKKHYVSKNTTKEQFINSMQNWIENPTQENVKMYGAVRKFGIMPKQAFPEETIKQISDYLFDNDIEEPEWFEKHYNEERGKGNGMHNGNGMGKGRGMQQQQANMNLEDLSFGEQGVKYALSTKAVLGKNLLEKIQKEGTLKALNFCNEKAFPLTDSMSVVHNAKINRVSDKPRNLKNLASTKEKEYIAVYKNEILNNKEPAPIVEDLRNSVTVYYPIKTNSRCLQCHGKPISQIKPTTLAAINTLYPNDKAVGYDINQVRGIWRVSFKK